A genome region from Micromonospora inyonensis includes the following:
- the rpsJ gene encoding 30S ribosomal protein S10, producing the protein MAGQKIRIRLKAYDHEVVDSSARKIVETVTRTGAQVAGPVPLPTEINRFCVIRSPHKYKDSREHFEMRTHKRLIDIIDPTPKTVDSLMRLDLPAGVDIEIKL; encoded by the coding sequence ATGGCGGGACAGAAGATCCGCATCCGGCTCAAGGCCTATGACCACGAGGTCGTCGACTCCTCGGCTCGGAAGATCGTCGAGACGGTGACGCGCACCGGGGCGCAGGTCGCGGGCCCGGTGCCGCTGCCCACGGAGATCAACCGTTTCTGCGTTATCCGCTCGCCGCACAAGTACAAGGACTCGCGCGAGCACTTCGAGATGCGCACGCACAAGCGGCTGATCGACATCATCGACCCGACCCCCAAGACGGTCGACTCGCTCATGCGCCTCGACCTGCCGGCTGGCGTCGACATCGAGATCAAGCTGTAG
- the rplC gene encoding 50S ribosomal protein L3: MDRQVKGILGAKLGMTQVWDNNKVVPVTVVQAGPCVVSQVRSAEKDGYSAIQLAYGAIDPRKVKKPISGHYAKADVAPRRHIVELRTTDAGEYSLGQEVTVSEFAPGVSIDVTGKTKGKGYAGPMKRHGFHGLRASHGVERKHRSPGSIGACATPGRVFKGTRMAGRMGGVRYTVQNLTVQAVDTENNLLLVRGAIPGPKGALVLVRTAAKAKVKKGGVAK, encoded by the coding sequence ATGGACAGGCAAGTAAAGGGGATCCTGGGCGCAAAGCTCGGCATGACCCAGGTCTGGGACAACAACAAGGTTGTTCCCGTGACCGTGGTGCAGGCCGGCCCGTGCGTCGTCAGCCAGGTTCGTAGCGCCGAGAAGGACGGTTACTCCGCGATCCAGCTGGCCTACGGCGCGATCGACCCGCGCAAGGTCAAGAAGCCGATCAGCGGACACTACGCGAAGGCCGATGTGGCACCGCGCCGGCACATCGTCGAGCTGCGCACCACTGACGCCGGCGAGTACTCCCTCGGCCAGGAGGTCACCGTCTCCGAGTTCGCCCCCGGCGTCTCGATCGACGTGACCGGCAAGACCAAGGGCAAGGGCTACGCCGGTCCGATGAAGCGGCACGGCTTCCACGGTCTGCGGGCCAGCCACGGTGTCGAGCGCAAGCACCGCTCGCCCGGCTCGATCGGCGCCTGCGCCACCCCGGGTCGCGTCTTCAAGGGCACCCGGATGGCCGGCCGGATGGGTGGCGTGCGCTACACCGTCCAGAACCTGACCGTCCAGGCGGTCGACACCGAGAACAACCTCCTGCTCGTCCGTGGCGCCATTCCCGGCCCCAAGGGCGCGCTGGTCCTGGTCCGTACCGCGGCCAAGGCCAAGGTGAAGAAGGGCGGTGTGGCGAAGTGA